A region from the Pseudonocardia petroleophila genome encodes:
- a CDS encoding PASTA domain-containing protein, producing MNRRRTLTALLAVTAIAGCSSPDRAWEMPGVVGQNLQAAQDAVQELTGFAVRVTTHDLSGADRRQVTDVEWMVCTQTPEAGTEITTDSMVDLGVVRQDEDC from the coding sequence GTGAACCGACGCCGGACCCTCACCGCCCTGCTCGCGGTGACCGCCATCGCCGGCTGCTCCTCCCCCGACCGGGCGTGGGAGATGCCCGGGGTGGTCGGGCAGAACCTGCAGGCCGCGCAGGACGCCGTGCAGGAGCTGACGGGCTTCGCGGTGCGCGTCACCACGCACGACCTCAGCGGCGCCGACCGCAGGCAGGTCACCGACGTCGAGTGGATGGTGTGCACCCAGACCCCGGAGGCGGGCACCGAGATCACGACGGACTCGATGGTCGACCTCGGCGTCGTGCGGCAGGACGAGGACTGCTGA
- a CDS encoding metal-sensitive transcriptional regulator yields MNGYAQDKDAYLKRMKRIEGQVRGIAKMIEDDKYCIDVLTQVSAATKALEAVALGLLDEHLRHCVSEAVAQGGQAADDKVAEASAAIARLVRS; encoded by the coding sequence GTGAACGGATACGCCCAGGACAAGGACGCCTACCTCAAGCGCATGAAGCGCATCGAGGGCCAGGTGCGCGGCATCGCCAAGATGATCGAGGACGACAAGTACTGCATCGACGTCCTCACGCAGGTCTCCGCCGCCACCAAGGCCCTGGAGGCCGTGGCGCTGGGCCTGCTCGACGAGCACCTGCGCCACTGCGTCTCCGAGGCCGTCGCCCAGGGCGGGCAGGCGGCCGACGACAAGGTCGCCGAGGCCAGCGCGGCCATCGCGCGCCTGGTCCGTTCGTAG
- a CDS encoding heavy-metal-associated domain-containing protein, translating into MTEHTWTVTGMTCDHCVASVTEEITELDGVAAVAVDLRTGAVTVRSAAPLDDAAVRAAVAEAGYAVAA; encoded by the coding sequence ATGACCGAGCACACCTGGACCGTCACCGGCATGACCTGCGACCACTGCGTCGCGTCGGTCACCGAGGAGATCACCGAGCTCGACGGCGTCGCGGCCGTCGCGGTCGACCTGCGCACCGGGGCCGTCACGGTCCGCAGCGCCGCCCCGCTCGACGACGCCGCCGTGCGCGCCGCCGTCGCCGAGGCCGGGTACGCGGTGGCCGCCTGA